In Leptolyngbya sp. CCY15150, a single window of DNA contains:
- the gyrA gene encoding DNA gyrase subunit A: MSTPQERIVPTDLRSEMSRSYLEYAMSVIVGRALPDARDGLKPVHRRILYAMHELGLSPDRPFRKCARVVGDVIGKYHPHGDTAVYDALVRMAQTFSMRSPLVDGHGNFGSVDNDPPAAMRYTECRLRAITTDSLLQDIEADTVDFIDNYDGSQQEPLVMPSRVPQLLLNGSSGIAVGMATNVPPHNLGELIDGVIALIHNPELTDVELRQHIPGPDFPTGGQILGTSGIREAYATGRGSVTMRGVAEIETIEHRGRPDREAIIITELPFQTNKAALIEKIAEMVNERRLEGIADIRDESDRNGMRIVIELKRDAYPRVVLNNLYKQTPLQNNFGVNMLALVDGEPQLLGIRPLLQVFLDFRIETILRRTRYRLRKAEERDHLLQGLLIALDNLDQIIALIRRAADAPTAKQELIESHGLSESQADAILQMQLRRLTALEAEKIQQEHEDLRARILDLQDILDRRDRVLEIIETELEQIRATHGTPRRTVIAPHDGDLGDIDLIANEQAIILLTEQGYIKRMPVSTFEAQNRATRGKAGTRMKDDDGVEHFITCCDHDSILFFSDRGVAYCLKAYQIPTGSRTSRGTPTVQMLPIPHNEKITSVIPVSEFTDDEYLIMLTQSGFIKKTQLSAFSNIRTNGLIAISLVEGDQLRWVRRAHSEDSVIIGTRKGMTIHFRTDQEQLRPLGRPTRGVKSMALRKGDELISMDILSSQVVEQVMNSADEPELEGETEELDVDSPRNQGPWVLVITTGGLGKRVPVSEFRLQNRAGMGVRAIKFRLPKDELAALRVVNDADEFIIVTSRGIIIRQVVKAITCQSRSATGVRVQRLDEDDAIVAVALVPPANEELDEVASLDDADGSELDGSELDEAEVVDPTASDDQALDVDATVVDATEDETNDSPD, encoded by the coding sequence ATGAGCACCCCTCAGGAACGGATTGTCCCAACGGATCTGCGGAGTGAGATGTCTCGATCCTACTTAGAATATGCGATGAGCGTCATCGTAGGACGGGCACTACCCGATGCTAGGGACGGTCTGAAACCTGTCCATCGTCGCATTCTGTATGCGATGCATGAGTTGGGGCTTAGTCCCGATCGTCCCTTCCGGAAATGCGCCCGTGTGGTCGGGGACGTGATCGGTAAATACCATCCCCACGGGGACACCGCCGTCTACGATGCCTTGGTGCGCATGGCCCAGACCTTTTCCATGCGATCGCCCTTGGTAGACGGTCATGGCAACTTTGGCTCCGTCGATAACGATCCGCCAGCAGCCATGCGGTACACCGAATGTCGTCTGCGGGCCATCACCACAGACTCGCTGCTGCAAGACATCGAAGCCGACACCGTTGACTTCATTGACAACTACGACGGCTCTCAGCAAGAACCCCTGGTCATGCCATCTCGCGTGCCCCAGCTTCTGCTGAATGGTTCATCGGGCATTGCCGTAGGCATGGCCACCAACGTGCCCCCCCACAACCTCGGGGAGCTGATTGATGGCGTCATCGCCCTGATCCATAATCCCGAGCTAACCGATGTAGAGCTTCGTCAACATATTCCTGGCCCCGACTTCCCCACCGGCGGGCAAATCTTGGGCACCAGCGGCATCCGCGAAGCCTACGCCACCGGGCGCGGCTCGGTCACCATGCGCGGCGTGGCAGAAATTGAGACGATCGAACATCGAGGACGTCCTGACCGGGAAGCGATCATCATCACCGAGCTGCCCTTCCAAACCAATAAGGCAGCGCTGATCGAGAAAATCGCGGAGATGGTGAACGAACGCCGTCTAGAGGGCATTGCCGACATTCGCGACGAGAGCGATCGCAACGGTATGCGCATCGTCATCGAACTAAAGCGAGATGCCTACCCCCGCGTGGTGCTCAACAACCTCTACAAGCAAACCCCGCTGCAAAACAACTTTGGGGTCAACATGCTGGCCCTGGTGGATGGAGAACCCCAACTGCTGGGCATTCGCCCCCTGCTGCAGGTTTTTCTAGACTTCCGCATTGAAACCATCCTGCGCCGCACCCGCTATCGCCTCCGCAAGGCAGAAGAACGGGATCACCTCCTGCAAGGGTTGCTCATTGCCCTCGATAACCTCGATCAGATCATTGCCTTGATTCGCCGGGCCGCCGATGCCCCCACCGCCAAGCAGGAGCTGATTGAGTCCCACGGATTATCAGAATCCCAAGCCGATGCCATCTTGCAAATGCAACTGCGGCGGCTGACGGCCCTAGAAGCCGAGAAAATTCAGCAAGAACATGAAGACCTACGGGCCCGAATTCTTGATCTACAAGACATTCTAGACCGTCGCGATCGCGTGCTCGAAATTATTGAAACCGAGCTAGAGCAGATTCGCGCCACCCACGGCACACCGCGTCGCACGGTAATTGCCCCCCATGACGGCGACCTCGGCGATATCGACCTGATTGCCAATGAGCAGGCCATTATTCTGCTGACAGAGCAGGGCTATATCAAACGGATGCCGGTGAGCACCTTTGAAGCTCAAAACCGTGCCACCCGAGGCAAGGCCGGCACCCGCATGAAAGACGATGATGGTGTTGAACATTTCATCACCTGCTGTGACCACGACAGTATTCTGTTCTTCAGCGATCGCGGCGTAGCCTACTGCCTGAAGGCCTATCAAATTCCCACCGGCTCTCGCACCTCTCGGGGAACCCCCACCGTGCAGATGCTGCCCATTCCCCACAATGAAAAGATCACCTCAGTGATTCCGGTGTCGGAGTTCACCGACGATGAATACCTGATCATGTTGACCCAGAGTGGGTTCATCAAGAAAACCCAGCTTTCGGCCTTTAGCAACATTCGCACCAACGGCCTGATTGCCATCTCCCTGGTGGAGGGCGACCAGTTGCGCTGGGTGCGGCGGGCCCATTCGGAAGACAGCGTGATCATTGGTACCCGCAAGGGCATGACCATTCACTTCCGCACCGATCAGGAACAGCTACGTCCCCTAGGGCGACCCACCCGTGGCGTCAAATCCATGGCGCTGCGGAAAGGCGATGAGCTGATCAGTATGGACATCCTGTCGAGCCAAGTGGTGGAGCAGGTGATGAACAGCGCTGACGAACCGGAGTTGGAGGGCGAGACAGAAGAGCTGGATGTCGATTCGCCCCGCAACCAAGGCCCTTGGGTGCTGGTGATTACCACCGGTGGCTTGGGTAAACGGGTACCGGTGTCGGAGTTTCGTTTGCAAAACCGGGCCGGCATGGGTGTGCGGGCCATCAAGTTCCGCTTGCCCAAGGATGAGCTAGCCGCTCTCCGGGTTGTCAACGATGCCGATGAGTTCATCATCGTCACTAGCCGTGGCATTATCATCCGTCAGGTGGTGAAAGCCATTACCTGTCAGTCTCGCTCTGCCACTGGGGTACGCGTGCAGCGCCTAGATGAAGATGACGCCATCGTGGCCGTGGCGCTGGTGCCGCCAGCCAACGAGGAGCTCGATGAGGTCGCCTCCCTAGACGACGCGGACGGGTCGGAGTTGGATGGGTCGGAGTTGGATGAAGCAGAGGTCGTTGATCCAACTGCGTCTGATGACCAGGCTCTAGACGTAGACGCAACCGTGGTAGATGCGACAGAGGATGAAACCAACGACAGTCCCGACTAA